The sequence CGGCCCGCGCTTCCATCAACGGCGCGACAATCCGCGGCATGTCCTTCGACTCGATCAGCTCCGGTTCCGTTTCCTCCACCGGCTCTACCACAGCCGGTTCTTCGCGAGGCGGAATCGGGCTGCTGACGCGGCTCGTCCCTTCACGCTCGGCGGGAGGCGGCGGCAATGGTTGCCGCAGTCCACCGCCTCCGCCCCCGCCGCCCGGGCCCGGGTGGGAGAAGCACACAACCCGCGTGAGGTCTCTCCCGTTCGGGTCGACGATGCGGCCGGTAGGGGCCGGCGTAGCCATCGCCAGCACGATCGCGACGATCAGAACGACCGCATGGAGGGCGGCGGTCAGCGCCGTGGCGCGACTCTGCGTCGGCGGAGCGTCGAGGGTGCGGTCGAGTTGGGATGCACCGAACGGGATCCGCAGCGGCCGGTGCTGGTTGCGGCTGAGCCAGCGGGCAGCGCGCGCCGCTTCCGACTGCGCGAGGTGCGTGCCGTCGACTGTGGCGACTTCACCGGAGGCGATGAGGCGGGTGACAGCGTGGGGTGGAACCCGGGCTACCGTGGCCACTTCCTCCGCGCTGTACACCTCGGGGGCGCAGGGGACGGTCGAGGCGTCCTCGGAGCTTCCCTTGGTCGTCATCAGGGACGGGCCGCTTCGAAGAACTGCTTTCCTTCGCGTTCGGCCAGAAGGCGGACGGCGCGGAAGCCTTCAGCATCGAGCGCGCCCTTCGCGCCACCGTTCATGACGAACGTCCGGTCGAGCGTGCGTTGCGAGAAGATCGCGCCAAGGCCGCCGCGCGGCGCCGTTTCGACCACGATAATTCGCCCCCCGGGGCGGAGAACGCGAAGCGCTTGCTGCAGGCAGAGGACCCGCTGGTTCATTCGGAGCGTGCCCAGCAGGGAGGGAACGACGACGATGTCGACCGACTCCGGGTCGCACGGCAATGCGGAGAGGCTGGCGGTTCGGATGTCGATCAGGACGCCCGTCTGCTCGGCGGCGTGCTGGATCGCACCGGCTTCCTCCTCTGTCTCGACGACGGCGATCGCGGTTCCGCTGATGCCCGCCACGCGGGCGAGCTCGGCGATCAGGACGGGATCCCGTCCTCCCAACTGCAGCACGGAGCCGCCCAGCTTCAGCCCGACCATCGACACTTCGAGGTCGCGGGGACCGGCGCGTACCTGGCGCAGGAACGGCAGTCTGAACGACTTCATGCGACTACCCCCATGATATAGTCTCCGCCCGTGCCGCTCTCAGGTGATATCGCCCCGGCCACGGGGCGGTTGGGCATTCTCCTCGCTGGCCTCGGCGCCGTCAGCACCACGCTCATCGCGGGCGTTCACGCAATCCGCAAGGGTCTCGCCGCGCCCACCGGATCGCTTACCCAGATGGGGACGATACGGCTCGGCAAGCGGACCGATAACCGGTCGCCGCTGATAAGGGACTTTGTTCCACTCGCCGGGCTCGATGACCTGATCTTCGGCGGCTGGGACATCTTCGAGGACAACTGTTACGAGGCGGCGTGCAAGGCGGAGGTGCTCCGCCGGCCACTGCTGGATCAGGTGCGGCCTGAACTCGAAGCAGTTGCTCCATGGCCCGCGGTCTTCGACCAGCACTACGTCAAGAAGCTCGAGGGTTCCCACGTC is a genomic window of Acidobacteriota bacterium containing:
- a CDS encoding methyltransferase domain-containing protein, whose protein sequence is MKSFRLPFLRQVRAGPRDLEVSMVGLKLGGSVLQLGGRDPVLIAELARVAGISGTAIAVVETEEEAGAIQHAAEQTGVLIDIRTASLSALPCDPESVDIVVVPSLLGTLRMNQRVLCLQQALRVLRPGGRIIVVETAPRGGLGAIFSQRTLDRTFVMNGGAKGALDAEGFRAVRLLAEREGKQFFEAARP
- a CDS encoding energy transducer TonB, which translates into the protein MTTKGSSEDASTVPCAPEVYSAEEVATVARVPPHAVTRLIASGEVATVDGTHLAQSEAARAARWLSRNQHRPLRIPFGASQLDRTLDAPPTQSRATALTAALHAVVLIVAIVLAMATPAPTGRIVDPNGRDLTRVVCFSHPGPGGGGGGGGLRQPLPPPPAEREGTSRVSSPIPPREEPAVVEPVEETEPELIESKDMPRIVAPLMEARADQQDRLGLIDELSSRRASPTQGPGANGGVGDGAGRGVGEGQGAGFGPGTGAGTGGGPYRPGAGITPPAIRHEVQPGYTEEARRRRIEGEVVLEVIVLADGSVGDIRILRSLGYGLDEAAVGAMRDWRFVPARRQDVPVAVFVEVAMEFRLR